A single genomic interval of Ornithinimicrobium humiphilum harbors:
- a CDS encoding MarR family winged helix-turn-helix transcriptional regulator, translating into MSGTGEAGRRAELTACVVGAEEELHRLVVHWLDPVPMPADLTLRQVQVLALVRATPDLTAQDLAGVLDVTTPTVSGILERIVSRGWLERRPDPDDRRRQLLRVTQEGEDVLAALEDPPRRARARLLDGLELDELEDLGRLVGRMLEVARRIGGDAG; encoded by the coding sequence ATGAGCGGCACCGGCGAGGCCGGCCGACGGGCGGAGCTGACGGCGTGCGTCGTCGGCGCGGAGGAGGAGCTCCACCGGCTGGTCGTCCACTGGCTCGATCCCGTGCCCATGCCCGCCGACCTCACGCTGCGCCAGGTGCAGGTGCTCGCCCTCGTGCGCGCCACGCCCGACCTCACCGCCCAGGACCTCGCCGGGGTCCTCGACGTCACCACGCCGACGGTGAGCGGCATCCTCGAGCGGATCGTCTCCCGCGGCTGGCTGGAGCGTCGTCCCGACCCGGACGACCGCCGCCGCCAGCTGCTGCGCGTGACGCAGGAGGGCGAGGACGTGCTGGCCGCGCTGGAGGACCCGCCCCGCCGGGCGCGCGCCCGCCTGCTCGACGGCCTGGAGCTCGACGAGCTGGAGGACCTCGGCCGCCTGGTGGGCCGGATGCTCGAGGTGGCCAGACGGATCGGCGGCGACGCCGGCTGA
- a CDS encoding efflux RND transporter permease subunit, with translation MSRLTLFSVRNRALIALATLFAVLAGLWSTSALPRELFPSLQFPVLAVTTPVPGSSSSVVEEQVTEPIEIVARGLNNVVKVTSTSTDGFSSVIVELDYGSNIGAVQTDLQRAVLAQAANLPDGAEPQIFAGNLDDFPIVQLAATGGSDVDATDLVDRLERLVIPEIEDLDGVRAATLSGVADRVVTIDLDEEEAADAGASAATVAQLLQANGVVVPGGTVLDESTELPVLVGSRLTSVEQIEALPLLTPQVLGAQQAAGQQRAAAAEAQTAADDAATAAAENPTDPALAAGAAAAAAAAEQAQGALDAAGEVEVPTLGDVATVTLETREATAYTRTNGEPSVGLAITKTPDGNAVEISHALEDLQDEIGVALGGGELVTIYDQAPFIEKSIEDLATEGLLGLGFAILVVLVFLLSVRLTLVTAMSIPLSLLIALIGLQALGYSLNILTLGALTIAVGRVVDDSIVVIENIKRHIARGDERRTAVVEATREVAGAITSATVATVAVFLPLGFVGGQVGELFRPFAVTVALAMLASLLVALTIIPVLGYWFLGSGGGGRHEESGPEADDAPDRLQRAYLPVLRTAVGHPWVTVLLAALVLGGTGYAATLLKTDFIGSSGENTLQATLTMPTGTRLAETDEQAQEIEEWLAGREEVAAYQVVAGSPGGIEAVFFGSGSNTATFAMTLEEGVDGEAFGEELTSHVEEELVEGATITASAGQQMGTSELEVVVQAQDEDDLRTAAEAVTGLLQEVGAADVTNNLTDTVPSLRVSVDRAAAAEVGLTEAQIGQLVQAATDGAQVGRVEFDAQQVDVVVRQGSAEDLDALSALEVAATADGEPVTLGELAELETVEEAVTITRVDGLRAASVTGRPTGDDLGALSGEIGDRLETLDVPAGVQVELGGISADQEAAFSALGLALLAAIAIVYLVMVATFNSLVQPLILLVSVPFAATGSIGLLLITDKPLDVASMVGMLMLVGIVVTNAIVLIDLVNQYRVRGLQRTEALFEGARHRLRPIIMTALATILALTPMALAITGGGAFISQPLAIVVIGGLISSTLLTLILVPVLYELVERGASWASGLRGRRAEKKAQRASDRGDGRRSRRGSPRASSRAQPVGGPHQGGGAGGAGDAGGAAPAGA, from the coding sequence ATGTCGCGCCTCACGCTGTTCAGCGTCCGCAACCGTGCCCTCATCGCCCTGGCGACCCTCTTCGCCGTGCTGGCAGGCCTCTGGTCCACCTCCGCGCTCCCTCGCGAGCTCTTCCCGTCGCTGCAGTTCCCGGTGCTCGCGGTGACCACGCCCGTGCCCGGCTCGAGCAGCTCGGTCGTCGAGGAGCAGGTGACCGAGCCCATCGAGATCGTGGCGCGGGGCCTGAACAACGTCGTCAAGGTGACCTCGACGAGCACCGACGGCTTCTCCTCGGTCATCGTCGAGCTCGACTACGGCAGCAACATCGGCGCGGTGCAGACCGACCTGCAGCGTGCGGTGCTCGCGCAGGCCGCCAACCTGCCCGACGGGGCCGAGCCGCAGATCTTCGCGGGCAACCTCGACGACTTCCCGATCGTCCAGCTGGCCGCGACCGGCGGCTCCGACGTCGACGCGACCGACCTGGTGGACCGGCTCGAGCGCCTCGTCATCCCCGAGATCGAGGACCTCGACGGCGTGCGCGCCGCCACGCTCTCCGGCGTGGCCGACCGCGTCGTGACGATCGACCTGGACGAGGAGGAGGCCGCCGACGCTGGGGCGTCCGCCGCGACCGTGGCCCAGCTGCTGCAGGCCAACGGCGTCGTGGTCCCGGGTGGCACGGTCCTCGACGAGAGCACCGAGCTGCCCGTCCTCGTCGGCTCCCGCCTCACCTCGGTCGAGCAGATCGAGGCGCTGCCGCTGCTCACCCCGCAGGTCCTGGGCGCGCAGCAGGCGGCCGGCCAGCAGCGTGCTGCCGCTGCCGAGGCGCAGACGGCCGCCGACGACGCGGCCACCGCCGCCGCGGAGAACCCCACCGACCCCGCCCTGGCGGCCGGCGCCGCCGCCGCCGCGGCCGCCGCCGAGCAGGCCCAGGGGGCGCTCGACGCAGCCGGCGAGGTCGAGGTCCCGACCCTCGGCGACGTCGCGACGGTGACGCTGGAGACCAGGGAGGCCACGGCATACACGCGCACCAACGGGGAGCCGAGCGTCGGCCTGGCGATCACCAAGACGCCGGACGGCAACGCCGTCGAGATCTCCCACGCGCTGGAGGACCTGCAGGACGAGATCGGCGTCGCGCTCGGCGGCGGCGAGCTGGTCACCATCTACGACCAGGCGCCCTTCATCGAGAAGTCGATCGAGGACCTGGCGACCGAGGGCCTGCTGGGACTGGGCTTCGCGATCCTCGTCGTGCTCGTCTTCCTGCTCTCGGTGCGCCTGACGCTGGTCACCGCGATGTCGATCCCGCTGTCGCTGCTCATCGCCCTGATCGGGCTGCAGGCGCTGGGCTACAGCCTCAACATCCTGACGCTCGGTGCGCTGACGATCGCCGTCGGCCGCGTCGTCGACGACTCGATCGTCGTCATCGAGAACATCAAGCGCCACATCGCCCGCGGCGACGAGCGCCGCACGGCCGTCGTCGAGGCGACCCGCGAGGTCGCCGGCGCGATCACCTCGGCGACCGTCGCGACGGTGGCGGTCTTCCTGCCGCTCGGCTTCGTCGGTGGTCAGGTGGGCGAGCTCTTCCGGCCGTTCGCGGTGACCGTGGCGCTGGCGATGCTCGCCTCGTTGCTCGTCGCGCTGACGATCATCCCGGTGCTGGGCTACTGGTTCCTCGGCAGCGGTGGCGGTGGCAGGCACGAGGAGAGCGGCCCCGAGGCCGACGACGCGCCCGACCGGCTGCAGCGCGCCTACCTGCCGGTGCTGCGCACCGCGGTCGGCCACCCGTGGGTCACCGTGCTGCTCGCCGCGCTCGTGCTGGGCGGCACCGGCTACGCCGCCACCCTGCTCAAGACCGACTTCATCGGCTCCTCGGGCGAGAACACCCTCCAGGCCACGCTCACCATGCCCACCGGCACCCGGCTCGCCGAGACCGACGAGCAGGCCCAGGAGATCGAGGAGTGGCTGGCCGGTCGCGAGGAGGTCGCGGCCTACCAGGTCGTCGCCGGCAGCCCCGGCGGCATCGAGGCGGTCTTCTTCGGCTCCGGCTCCAACACCGCGACCTTCGCGATGACCCTCGAGGAGGGTGTCGACGGCGAGGCCTTCGGCGAGGAGCTGACCTCGCACGTCGAGGAGGAGCTCGTCGAGGGCGCGACCATCACCGCCAGCGCCGGGCAGCAGATGGGCACCAGCGAGCTCGAGGTCGTCGTGCAGGCCCAGGACGAGGACGACCTGCGCACCGCCGCCGAGGCCGTGACCGGGCTGCTGCAGGAGGTCGGCGCCGCCGACGTCACCAACAACCTCACCGACACCGTCCCCTCGCTGCGCGTCTCGGTCGACCGCGCCGCCGCGGCCGAGGTCGGCCTGACCGAGGCCCAGATCGGCCAGCTGGTGCAGGCCGCGACCGACGGCGCCCAGGTCGGCCGGGTCGAGTTCGACGCCCAGCAGGTCGACGTGGTCGTCCGCCAGGGGAGCGCCGAGGACCTCGACGCGCTCTCCGCCCTGGAGGTCGCGGCCACCGCCGACGGCGAGCCGGTCACCCTCGGCGAGCTGGCCGAGCTGGAGACGGTCGAGGAGGCCGTGACGATCACCCGCGTCGACGGCCTGCGCGCCGCCTCGGTGACCGGTCGCCCGACCGGTGACGACCTCGGTGCGCTGAGCGGCGAGATCGGCGACCGGCTGGAGACGCTCGACGTCCCGGCCGGCGTGCAGGTCGAGCTGGGCGGCATCTCCGCCGATCAGGAGGCGGCCTTCAGCGCGCTGGGGCTGGCGCTGCTCGCGGCGATCGCGATCGTCTACCTGGTCATGGTGGCGACCTTCAACTCGCTGGTGCAGCCGCTCATCCTGCTCGTCTCGGTGCCCTTCGCGGCGACCGGCTCGATCGGTCTGCTGCTCATCACCGACAAGCCGCTCGACGTCGCCTCGATGGTCGGCATGCTCATGCTCGTCGGCATCGTCGTGACCAACGCGATCGTGCTCATCGACCTCGTCAACCAGTACCGCGTCCGCGGCCTGCAGCGGACCGAGGCGCTCTTCGAGGGCGCCCGTCACCGTCTGCGGCCGATCATCATGACGGCGCTGGCGACCATCCTGGCGCTGACCCCGATGGCGCTGGCGATCACCGGCGGCGGTGCGTTCATCTCCCAGCCGCTGGCGATCGTCGTCATCGGCGGCCTGATCAGCTCGACCCTGCTGACGCTGATCCTCGTGCCGGTCCTCTACGAGCTCGTCGAGCGCGGCGCGTCCTGGGCCTCCGGCCTGCGCGGCCGTCGCGCGGAGAAGAAGGCGCAGCGCGCGTCCGACCGCGGCGACGGCCGCCGGTCGCGACGCGGCTCGCCGCGCGCTTCGTCGCGGGCGCAGCCGGTCGGCGGCCCGCACCAGGGTGGTGGCGCTGGCGGCGCCGGCGACGCCGGAGGTGCCGCGCCCGCCGGCGCCTGA
- a CDS encoding BCCT family transporter, translated as MRDLARRLGLRTDPYIFFWSAGLMIVILALLLLAPGPIGTAFGHGRDWIVTNLGWFFILGVTAWVIFLVWVAFSRYGQLRLGKDDDRPQYSNLSWFAMLFAGGIGTVLMFWGVAEPMSHFADPPFRDVEPYSVEAARNAMSIALYHLSIHTWAIFTLPGLAFGYFVYRKGLPLRFSSAFYPVLKERIHGPVGRTIDVFAVLGTLFGLAVSLGLGTSQINAGLTELLGVPDAVWVRVLIITLLTAVATASIVAGLDKGVKRLSNINIGMAIGLMIFVLVFGETVFLLRQLFESLGLYLQDVVRLAFWNDAMAEFNKEDGWGWQGSWTVFYWAWTVTWSPFMGIFLARISRGRTVREFVAGVLIAPSVFTLIWFVVFGWSAMKIDGIGGDGGPLSAAVAESVPLAMFAFFDNFPAATLVSGVAIVVVALFFATSADSASLVVDMLCSGDGEAGPVRQRAFWGISLGAIAASLIVLGGDEALETLQQVITVMGLPIFVLVFAMLVTLFLALRQEKFVVQRGVVPAGEAALAPVDEPVGEVEGERAEAQVAEAERQAASDR; from the coding sequence ATGAGAGACCTCGCGCGGCGCCTCGGGCTGCGGACGGACCCCTACATCTTCTTCTGGTCCGCGGGCCTGATGATCGTCATCCTGGCGCTCCTGCTGCTTGCTCCGGGGCCGATCGGGACGGCCTTCGGCCACGGCCGCGACTGGATCGTGACCAACCTGGGGTGGTTCTTCATCCTCGGCGTGACGGCCTGGGTGATCTTCCTGGTCTGGGTGGCGTTCAGCCGCTACGGGCAGCTGCGGCTCGGCAAGGACGACGACCGTCCGCAGTACTCCAACCTGTCGTGGTTCGCGATGCTCTTCGCCGGTGGCATCGGCACGGTGCTGATGTTCTGGGGCGTCGCCGAGCCGATGTCGCACTTCGCCGACCCGCCCTTCCGCGACGTGGAGCCCTACTCGGTCGAGGCGGCGCGCAACGCGATGAGCATCGCGCTCTACCACCTGAGCATCCACACCTGGGCGATCTTCACGCTGCCCGGGCTGGCGTTCGGCTACTTCGTCTACCGCAAGGGCCTGCCGCTGCGCTTCTCCTCGGCGTTCTACCCGGTGCTCAAGGAGCGCATCCACGGGCCGGTCGGGCGCACGATCGACGTCTTCGCCGTGCTCGGCACGCTCTTCGGCCTGGCGGTCTCGCTCGGGCTCGGCACCTCGCAGATCAACGCCGGGCTCACCGAGCTGCTGGGCGTGCCCGACGCCGTCTGGGTGCGGGTGCTCATCATCACCCTGCTCACCGCGGTCGCGACCGCGTCGATCGTCGCCGGCCTCGACAAGGGGGTGAAGCGGCTCTCCAACATCAACATCGGCATGGCCATCGGCCTGATGATCTTCGTGCTGGTCTTCGGCGAGACCGTCTTCCTGCTGCGGCAGCTCTTCGAGAGCCTCGGCCTCTACCTGCAGGACGTCGTCCGGCTGGCCTTCTGGAACGACGCGATGGCGGAGTTCAACAAGGAGGACGGCTGGGGCTGGCAGGGCAGCTGGACCGTCTTCTACTGGGCGTGGACCGTGACCTGGTCGCCGTTCATGGGCATCTTCCTGGCCCGCATCTCGCGCGGTCGCACGGTGCGGGAGTTCGTCGCGGGCGTGCTCATCGCCCCGTCGGTCTTCACGCTGATCTGGTTCGTCGTCTTCGGGTGGTCGGCGATGAAGATCGACGGCATCGGTGGTGACGGGGGTCCGCTGTCGGCGGCGGTGGCCGAGAGCGTGCCGCTGGCGATGTTCGCCTTCTTCGACAACTTCCCGGCGGCGACGCTGGTGTCCGGCGTCGCGATCGTGGTCGTCGCCCTCTTCTTCGCGACCTCCGCCGACTCCGCCTCGCTGGTCGTCGACATGCTCTGCTCGGGCGACGGCGAGGCCGGCCCGGTGCGCCAGCGGGCCTTCTGGGGCATCTCCCTCGGTGCGATCGCGGCGAGCCTGATCGTGCTCGGCGGCGACGAGGCGCTGGAGACCCTGCAGCAGGTCATCACCGTGATGGGCCTGCCGATCTTCGTGCTCGTCTTCGCGATGCTCGTCACGCTCTTCCTGGCGCTGCGGCAGGAGAAGTTCGTCGTGCAGCGCGGCGTCGTGCCCGCGGGCGAGGCGGCACTGGCTCCGGTCGACGAGCCGGTGGGCGAGGTCGAGGGTGAGCGTGCCGAGGCTCAGGTCGCGGAGGCCGAGCGGCAGGCCGCCTCCGACCGCTAA
- a CDS encoding glucose-6-phosphate dehydrogenase, whose product MPHAPTTLVILGASGDLTRRLLLPGLGTLLSVEPERAVRVVGADRVELSDEDWSTRVGEAFAEAELDEAAAGPVVEETRYVRTDALDEGQLRALLDQVEAPLVLYFALPPSVTVQVCALLERIGVPRGTRLALEKPFGNDLDTARELNRQLLRVVPEDDIFRIDHFLGVNTILNLVGLRFANRLLQPIWSRDHIEKVEILYDETLALEGRAGYYDGAGALMDMLQSHLLQILAFFAMEAPATMDAKEVRSLKAQVLRAVHPWRHDPVASSRRARYTAGTLEGREVPDYAAEEGVDPSRGTETLAELVVQLDNARWADVPFVLRSGKALGQARKEVVVTFRPPAHVPTGLQDTDANDRLVLELKPGAVVLDLSMNAEGDPFVLEQKELQAQLGKARMLPYGEILGAILDGDPLLTIRGDEAEELWRIVEPVLEAWRDGKVELEEYAAGSDGPEGWGTVPG is encoded by the coding sequence ATGCCGCACGCACCCACGACGCTGGTCATCCTCGGCGCCTCCGGCGACCTCACCCGACGCCTGCTGCTGCCGGGCCTCGGGACCCTCCTGTCGGTCGAGCCGGAGCGAGCCGTCCGGGTGGTCGGCGCCGACCGGGTCGAGCTCTCCGACGAGGACTGGTCGACCCGGGTGGGGGAGGCGTTCGCCGAGGCCGAGCTCGACGAGGCGGCCGCCGGGCCGGTCGTGGAGGAGACACGCTACGTGCGCACGGACGCGCTCGACGAGGGGCAGCTGCGGGCGCTGCTCGACCAGGTCGAGGCCCCCCTGGTCCTCTACTTCGCCCTCCCGCCGTCGGTGACGGTGCAGGTCTGCGCGCTCCTGGAGCGGATCGGCGTGCCGCGCGGCACCCGGCTGGCGCTGGAGAAGCCCTTCGGCAACGACCTCGACACCGCCCGCGAGCTCAACCGCCAGCTGCTGCGGGTCGTGCCCGAGGACGACATCTTCCGCATCGACCACTTCCTGGGCGTCAACACGATCCTCAACCTCGTGGGCCTGCGCTTCGCCAACCGGCTGCTCCAGCCGATCTGGTCACGCGACCACATCGAGAAGGTCGAGATCCTCTACGACGAGACGCTCGCTCTCGAGGGCCGCGCCGGCTACTACGACGGCGCTGGCGCGCTCATGGACATGCTGCAGTCGCACCTGCTGCAGATCCTGGCGTTCTTCGCGATGGAGGCGCCCGCGACGATGGACGCCAAGGAGGTGCGCTCGCTCAAGGCGCAGGTGCTCCGGGCCGTCCACCCGTGGCGCCACGACCCGGTCGCCTCCTCCCGCCGGGCGCGCTACACCGCGGGCACCCTCGAGGGCCGCGAGGTGCCCGACTACGCCGCCGAGGAGGGCGTCGACCCCTCGCGGGGCACCGAGACGCTGGCTGAGCTGGTCGTCCAGCTCGACAACGCGCGCTGGGCCGACGTCCCCTTCGTGCTCCGCTCCGGCAAGGCCCTGGGGCAGGCCCGCAAGGAGGTCGTGGTCACCTTCCGCCCGCCCGCCCACGTGCCGACCGGCCTCCAGGACACCGACGCCAACGACCGGCTCGTCCTCGAGCTCAAGCCCGGCGCGGTCGTGCTCGACCTGTCGATGAACGCCGAGGGGGACCCCTTCGTGCTGGAGCAGAAGGAGCTGCAGGCCCAGCTCGGCAAGGCCCGGATGCTGCCCTACGGCGAGATCCTCGGTGCCATCCTCGACGGCGACCCGCTGCTCACCATCCGCGGCGACGAGGCCGAGGAGCTCTGGCGGATCGTCGAGCCGGTGCTCGAGGCGTGGCGCGACGGCAAGGTCGAGCTCGAGGAGTATGCCGCGGGCTCGGACGGTCCGGAGGGCTGGGGGACCGTCCCCGGCTGA
- a CDS encoding DedA family protein, whose product MDTVLAGATGSEGFFWERHGFAVAFGFLLLVAMARGQATYWIARVVTEQTLRRTAPTTGWKAAVHTWLSGEGVARGRASIHRWGLVVIPLCYLTVGFQTLVLGAAGLLRIPWPTFTLAQLPGAAAWALIYSTIGLAVWAAAVGALAREPLAIAGLVAVVVVVASTVLWRRHQRRAVESV is encoded by the coding sequence ATGGACACCGTTCTGGCCGGCGCGACCGGCAGCGAGGGCTTCTTCTGGGAGCGGCACGGCTTCGCCGTCGCCTTCGGCTTCCTGCTCCTCGTGGCCATGGCTCGCGGCCAGGCGACCTACTGGATCGCGCGGGTCGTGACCGAGCAGACGCTGCGCCGCACCGCCCCGACCACCGGGTGGAAGGCAGCGGTGCACACCTGGCTGTCCGGGGAGGGCGTCGCCCGGGGCCGGGCGTCGATCCACCGCTGGGGCCTGGTGGTCATCCCGCTGTGCTACCTCACCGTCGGCTTCCAGACCCTGGTCCTGGGTGCCGCCGGACTGCTCCGCATCCCCTGGCCGACCTTCACCCTCGCCCAGCTGCCCGGGGCGGCCGCCTGGGCGCTGATCTACAGCACGATCGGCCTCGCCGTGTGGGCCGCCGCGGTCGGTGCGCTGGCCCGCGAGCCGCTCGCGATCGCGGGCCTCGTCGCGGTCGTCGTCGTGGTGGCCAGCACCGTGCTGTGGCGCCGCCACCAGCGGCGCGCGGTCGAGAGCGTCTAG
- a CDS encoding lactonase family protein yields MTTLYLGGYTSDRPEGRSGLARVTLTEQGFGDPEPLADLADPSWVVRDPLSEDVYAVSESASRVARVRPGEGVVATAAAGVEGPAHLAVSPDGRWLVASGYGSGSLGLLDAGSLEPVSSLSFTGDGPHERQDAPHVHQSVFLDDARLLVCDLGADRVREVRIEDGELRHTGDVEMPPGAGPRHLALAPGRDDLAWVVGELDQSVSTLRREDGAWEVAQTLTTTPEGPGPGETTTGGIVVAPDGAHVYVSTRGADTVSVLAVDVVGALALRQQVVVASWPRFVGWVPGAEGRLLLVAAERDDAVDVWAVDEGLLEETGHSVAWSAPTWAG; encoded by the coding sequence ATGACGACCCTCTACCTCGGCGGATACACGAGCGACCGGCCGGAGGGCCGCAGCGGCCTCGCACGGGTGACGCTCACCGAGCAGGGATTCGGCGACCCCGAGCCCCTGGCGGACCTCGCGGACCCCTCCTGGGTGGTGCGCGACCCCCTCTCGGAGGACGTATATGCCGTGTCCGAGTCGGCCTCCCGGGTCGCCAGGGTGCGCCCCGGGGAGGGTGTGGTCGCGACCGCCGCGGCCGGCGTCGAGGGGCCGGCCCACCTGGCGGTCTCGCCCGACGGGCGGTGGCTGGTGGCCTCCGGCTACGGCAGCGGCAGCCTGGGGCTGCTCGACGCAGGGTCGCTGGAGCCGGTGTCGTCGCTGTCCTTCACCGGCGACGGGCCGCACGAGCGGCAGGACGCCCCGCACGTCCACCAGTCGGTCTTCCTCGACGACGCCCGGCTCCTGGTCTGCGACCTCGGAGCCGACCGCGTGCGGGAGGTGCGGATCGAGGACGGCGAGCTGCGGCATACCGGGGACGTGGAGATGCCCCCGGGCGCGGGGCCGCGCCACCTCGCCCTCGCCCCGGGGAGGGACGACCTGGCGTGGGTCGTCGGCGAGCTCGACCAGAGCGTCTCGACGCTGCGGCGCGAGGACGGCGCCTGGGAGGTGGCGCAGACCCTGACCACCACGCCGGAGGGCCCGGGGCCGGGGGAGACCACGACCGGCGGGATCGTCGTGGCGCCCGACGGCGCGCACGTCTACGTCTCGACGCGGGGCGCCGACACCGTCTCGGTCCTCGCCGTCGACGTCGTCGGCGCCCTGGCCCTGCGGCAGCAGGTCGTCGTGGCGAGCTGGCCACGCTTCGTCGGCTGGGTGCCGGGGGCGGAGGGGCGGCTGCTCCTCGTGGCGGCGGAGCGCGACGACGCCGTCGACGTCTGGGCGGTGGACGAGGGCCTGCTCGAGGAGACCGGCCACAGCGTGGCCTGGTCGGCACCCACCTGGGCCGGCTGA
- a CDS encoding NAD-dependent malic enzyme: MGREYDQDTTVGNSVLRIRTRGRAVLSNPMTNRGTAFTSEQRELLEIDGLMPTGFTTLENQTRRVYEQYRSNKSMLGKFLTLNALRDRNEVLFYHLLSSHLEEMLPVIYTPTIGEAIERFSSTYNRPRGVFLSIDHPEKMEQALKNYGLSAEDVDLLCVTDSEGILGIGDQGIGGIQIAIGKLSVYTAAAGIHPRRTIPVVLDTGTDNLGLLSSDLYLGERHGRVRGQRYDDFIDQFVQTVTTLFPHAMIHWEDVGTANAYRILDRYKDEVCTFNDDIQGTAAVVLAALLAAVDVTGIDLEDHRIVVFGAGSAGMGIAGLVRDEMLRTGRSTTPEDAYSRFWPIGIQGLYLEGDHRLHDFQKPWARSRLDVAGWDVKDPSSIGLLDVVRNVRPTILIGTSTKGGAFTEEVVREMAAHTPRPIIFPLSNPTSRAEATPADVLEWTDGRALIATGSPFEAVDHQGVRHTIAQSNNALIFPGLGLGVAACRANRVTPGMISAAAQALAGLVNTWRPGAPLLPSMSDLRLVSATVAIAVATQAAEEGVAERPLSDPIQQVYERMWQPRYPEIEVI; encoded by the coding sequence ATGGGCAGGGAGTACGACCAGGACACGACCGTCGGCAACAGCGTGCTGCGGATCCGCACCCGCGGGCGAGCGGTCCTGTCGAACCCGATGACCAACCGCGGCACGGCCTTCACCTCCGAGCAGCGCGAGCTGCTGGAGATCGACGGGCTGATGCCCACCGGCTTCACGACGCTGGAGAACCAGACGCGCCGGGTCTACGAGCAGTACCGCTCCAACAAGTCGATGCTCGGCAAGTTCCTCACGCTCAACGCGCTGCGCGACCGCAACGAGGTGCTCTTCTACCACCTGCTCTCCTCCCACCTGGAGGAGATGCTCCCGGTCATCTACACGCCGACGATCGGTGAGGCGATCGAGCGCTTCAGCTCGACCTACAACCGCCCCCGCGGCGTCTTCCTCTCCATCGACCATCCCGAGAAGATGGAGCAGGCCCTCAAGAACTACGGCCTGAGCGCCGAGGACGTCGACCTGCTCTGCGTGACCGACTCCGAGGGCATCCTGGGCATCGGCGACCAGGGCATCGGCGGCATCCAGATCGCGATCGGCAAGCTGTCGGTCTACACCGCCGCCGCCGGCATCCACCCCCGGCGCACCATCCCGGTCGTCCTCGACACCGGCACCGACAACCTCGGGCTGCTGTCCAGCGACCTCTACCTCGGCGAGCGCCACGGTCGGGTGCGCGGGCAGCGCTACGACGACTTCATCGACCAGTTCGTCCAGACGGTCACCACGCTCTTCCCCCACGCGATGATCCACTGGGAGGACGTCGGCACCGCCAACGCCTACCGGATCCTCGACCGCTACAAGGACGAGGTCTGCACCTTCAACGACGACATCCAGGGCACGGCCGCGGTCGTGCTGGCCGCGCTCCTCGCGGCGGTCGACGTCACCGGCATCGACCTCGAGGACCACCGGATCGTGGTCTTCGGCGCGGGCAGCGCCGGCATGGGGATCGCGGGCCTGGTGCGCGACGAGATGCTCCGGACGGGGCGCTCGACGACGCCGGAGGACGCCTACTCGCGCTTCTGGCCGATCGGCATCCAGGGCCTCTACCTCGAGGGCGACCACCGGCTGCACGACTTCCAGAAGCCGTGGGCGCGCAGCCGGCTCGACGTGGCGGGCTGGGACGTCAAGGACCCGTCCTCGATCGGGCTGCTCGACGTCGTGCGCAACGTCAGGCCGACCATCCTCATCGGCACCTCCACCAAGGGCGGGGCCTTCACCGAGGAGGTCGTCCGGGAGATGGCGGCGCACACGCCGCGGCCGATCATCTTCCCGCTGTCCAACCCCACGAGCCGGGCCGAGGCCACGCCCGCCGACGTGCTGGAGTGGACCGACGGGCGGGCGCTCATCGCGACCGGCAGCCCGTTCGAGGCGGTCGACCACCAGGGCGTGCGCCACACGATCGCCCAGTCCAACAACGCGCTGATCTTCCCGGGCCTGGGCCTGGGCGTGGCCGCCTGCCGGGCCAACCGCGTGACGCCGGGCATGATCTCGGCGGCCGCCCAGGCGCTGGCCGGGCTGGTCAACACCTGGCGTCCCGGTGCGCCGCTGCTGCCGAGCATGAGCGACCTGCGCCTCGTCTCCGCGACCGTGGCGATCGCGGTCGCCACGCAGGCCGCCGAGGAGGGCGTGGCCGAGCGGCCGCTGTCCGACCCGATCCAGCAGGTCTACGAGCGGATGTGGCAGCCGCGCTATCCCGAGATCGAGGTCATCTAG